The Zalophus californianus isolate mZalCal1 chromosome 7, mZalCal1.pri.v2, whole genome shotgun sequence genome includes a region encoding these proteins:
- the LOC113927519 gene encoding 40S ribosomal protein S29-like codes for MGHQQLYWSHPRKFGQGSRSCRVCSNWHGLIWKYGRNMCRQCFRQYAKDIGFIKLD; via the coding sequence ATGGGTCACCAGCAGCTGTACTGGAGCCATCCGAGGAAATTTGGCCAGGGTTCTCGTTCTTGCCGCGTCTGCTCAAACTGGCATGGTCTGATCTGGAAATACGGCCGCAATATGTGCCGCCAGTGTTTCCGTCAGTACGCGAAGGATATAGGCTTCATTAAATTGGATTAA